One genomic region from Candidatus Atribacteria bacterium ADurb.Bin276 encodes:
- the sugB_12 gene encoding Trehalose transport system permease protein SugB has translation MSPLMNYTRRRKVKNIILDLLIALVVIICVFPFIWMFMTSIKTRVQTIDPSIWFFQPTLENYRAIFQKRDMFMYINNSIIVVLFTTLVSVALGTFAAYGLARFQFNRKEDIAYWVLSLRMLPPMAVVIPFFLLGRFIGLLDTHLLLIIVYLSFNIPFTIWMMRGFIEDIPRELEEAAWVDGCSRFQAIRRIIFPLIAPGVAATSIFCVIQSWNEFSLAFFLTSFNARTIPTTVTFFLSVLGVIWGEMAAVGIVATIPVLIFALIVQKYLVRGLTFGAIKS, from the coding sequence ATGTCACCATTAATGAATTACACAAGACGAAGAAAGGTCAAAAATATTATTTTAGATCTTCTTATTGCCTTGGTGGTTATTATCTGTGTTTTTCCTTTTATCTGGATGTTTATGACATCAATAAAAACTCGGGTACAGACCATTGATCCTTCGATTTGGTTTTTCCAACCCACTCTCGAAAACTATCGGGCAATATTTCAAAAACGGGATATGTTTATGTATATCAACAATAGTATCATTGTGGTGTTATTTACTACCTTGGTTTCTGTAGCATTAGGCACTTTTGCTGCCTATGGGTTGGCTCGTTTTCAGTTCAATAGAAAAGAAGATATAGCCTATTGGGTTCTTTCACTCCGTATGTTGCCACCGATGGCAGTGGTTATACCCTTTTTCCTTCTGGGGCGTTTTATTGGACTTCTTGATACCCATCTCCTTCTCATTATTGTGTATTTAAGTTTTAATATTCCTTTTACTATTTGGATGATGCGAGGGTTTATTGAAGATATTCCTCGTGAGCTGGAAGAGGCGGCTTGGGTGGATGGCTGTTCAAGGTTTCAAGCTATACGACGGATTATTTTCCCACTCATTGCTCCGGGGGTTGCTGCCACTTCCATTTTTTGTGTCATTCAATCCTGGAACGAATTTTCTCTGGCTTTTTTTCTAACTAGCTTTAACGCTCGAACCATACCAACAACAGTAACTTTTTTCCTATCAGTTCTTGGTGTAATATGGGGGGAAATGGCGGCGGTGGGAATAGTTGCTACCATTCCGGTGCTCATTTTTGCTTTGATAGTTCAAAAATATCTAGTTCGTGGTCTTACCTTTGGTGCTATTAAAAGCTAA
- a CDS encoding Rubredoxin, with translation MDKYICTVCGYVYDPELGDPDAGVKPGTSFDDLPEDWVCPVCGASKDLFEKE, from the coding sequence ATGGACAAGTACATTTGCACAGTTTGCGGATACGTTTATGATCCTGAATTAGGCGATCCTGATGCTGGAGTAAAACCTGGTACATCTTTCGATGATCTTCCCGAAGATTGGGTATGTCCGGTCTGTGGTGCTTCAAAAGACCTTTTTGAAAAGGAATAG
- the hmpT_1 gene encoding Thiamine precursor transporter HmpT, producing MKTTKLIAYSGLSVAVVTVVTMVVQIPIPQTKGYINLGDAVILVFAMLFGAKIGMIGGGLGSALADILTGYAHWAPFTLIIKGIEGLIVGFFASKDMSAGKRVPILILAVLEMVFGYFLVGTRLYGMGAALFEIQGNLIQAGSAVIISLLLFYAIKRVEKVYTREV from the coding sequence ATGAAAACCACGAAATTAATCGCCTATTCCGGGTTGTCAGTGGCAGTAGTCACCGTAGTTACCATGGTGGTGCAAATACCGATACCGCAAACCAAGGGGTATATTAATCTTGGTGATGCGGTTATTTTGGTTTTTGCTATGCTTTTTGGTGCCAAGATTGGGATGATCGGCGGTGGGTTGGGTTCAGCTTTGGCTGATATTCTTACTGGCTATGCTCACTGGGCACCATTTACTCTTATTATCAAAGGAATAGAAGGGCTAATCGTTGGTTTTTTTGCTTCGAAAGATATGAGTGCCGGAAAAAGAGTTCCCATTCTTATTCTTGCGGTTTTAGAAATGGTTTTTGGTTATTTTTTGGTTGGAACACGTCTCTATGGCATGGGAGCAGCTTTGTTTGAAATACAGGGAAACTTGATACAAGCCGGAAGTGCCGTTATCATCTCACTTTTACTGTTTTATGCGATAAAAAGAGTTGAGAAGGTCTATACTCGAGAAGTATAA
- the ycjO_7 gene encoding Inner membrane ABC transporter permease protein YcjO, whose product MKNKKKEHYWYLLPSLLTLVAIVIFPTIFLWYMGFTNYDLTMGWEQHKLIGIKNFQYLAFEDKDFWHSMKISLWFMVFTVVIEFVLGLAIALLFNRRIRGKRLWMSFLIIPMVITPTIISLIWKLMLNTEYGVLNYILSLFSIAKINWLGYENALWSVMMVDIWEWTPFVALILYAGLQSLPQEPYEAVVVDGASPLQIFYYLTLPLLKPMIFIAILLRSIDSLKIFDIVYGLTQGGPGNATELMSMHIYRLGFRHTNWIGRASANAMVLLVIITILTNILLRIMRRGTREEF is encoded by the coding sequence TTGGTATTTATTGCCCTCGCTGCTTACTTTGGTGGCGATTGTAATTTTTCCCACTATATTTCTCTGGTATATGGGTTTCACCAATTATGATTTAACGATGGGATGGGAACAACATAAATTAATTGGAATCAAAAATTTTCAGTATCTGGCTTTTGAAGACAAAGATTTTTGGCATTCGATGAAAATTAGCCTCTGGTTTATGGTTTTTACCGTTGTTATTGAATTCGTGTTGGGTTTGGCTATTGCTTTACTTTTTAATCGTCGTATTCGAGGGAAAAGATTGTGGATGTCTTTTTTAATCATACCCATGGTGATCACCCCCACTATTATTTCGCTCATTTGGAAATTGATGCTCAATACCGAATATGGCGTTCTTAATTATATTCTTTCTTTATTTTCTATTGCGAAAATTAACTGGTTAGGATATGAAAACGCTCTCTGGTCAGTCATGATGGTTGACATTTGGGAATGGACTCCATTTGTTGCACTTATTCTATATGCCGGTTTACAATCTCTCCCTCAAGAACCCTACGAAGCAGTGGTCGTTGATGGCGCCTCACCTCTGCAAATTTTTTATTATCTTACCCTTCCTCTTTTAAAGCCGATGATTTTTATTGCTATTTTACTTCGTTCCATAGACTCTTTAAAAATCTTTGATATTGTCTATGGTTTGACTCAAGGAGGGCCGGGAAATGCCACTGAGTTAATGAGTATGCATATCTATCGACTCGGTTTTAGACATACCAACTGGATAGGACGAGCATCGGCGAATGCTATGGTTTTGCTGGTTATCATTACAATATTGACGAATATTTTGCTTCGGATAATGAGAAGAGGAACCAGGGAGGAGTTTTAG